The following is a genomic window from Rhodospirillaceae bacterium.
GACCAAAGCCAATCCTAGCGTCAGGACAAGGCGTTTTGAGAAACACTTTGCAGTTCTCATGAGTCGGGCCTGAGCCAGTTCTGGAACTTGTTCATTTTCTCGGTATCCAGATCGCACTGCAGGCGCATCCAACCGGGATTAACACCAATGCGGTCAGAACCGGGTTGACCCCAGCTGTAAACTAGTGTCGGCCCGGTTTCATCGTCCTCCTGAACAACAATCACCAGGGTTTCCCGCTGCATGCCGTAGGACCAGTTGTTGCGGAAGGTGAAGACCATCTCGCGGCCATCACGGTAAGTGAAGTGATGGGTGCCGCCTTGATCATGGATGCGGACATATTCAACGGTGTTGATGGGGCGGCCACCCTCCTCGTAAGGGAAGTCAATCATGCAGCGAAACCAACGTGCGCGTTCAAGCTGATGCCATGTGAACTCTGCGAGACCCTCCAGTGTTTCATCGGTCTCATAAGACAAAATCCGATCCCGGAACCAGTACCCCGTTTCGCCGACCCGAAGCTGATAGTCAGAATAGCGTTTATTATCACCTTCGCCAAAAATGCAGGTTTTGGGTTTCATGCCGCCCGCCAGCACATTTACATCGCGTTTCAGAAAGACGTCGCAGCCCTCTAGCACCGCCGTGTCGTTACGCGTCAGACCCTTCAGCTTAGACGGATCATCATGGGCCCCGAGGTATTTCTTTCCGTCTTTAAAGAAGTGCAACTTTATACGAATTGCTTTTTCGTCTTCCTCTGCGGACAGCTCGTAGAGCCGTTGACGAAAGATTGATGTGGGATCGTTGTCTTTATATTCCTCGACATACAGCACATGGTCTCCAAAGGCTGGCAGGTCAACCCGCCGTATCTGACCGTGGACGCGCAGATGTCTGCCGGTTTCGATAGATGTTTTTCCGACATCTCGATCGAATTGCAGTTGCTCCCGGTTGTCATGGTCACCTGGCCATATCTCCATGAGGTACTCAAGCTCCCGCTCGACCAAGGTGTAGCTGCGGTCCTGTGCCGTGACGCCATGAGTGAGGAAAAGTACAGCGCAAAATAGTGCCGTTTTGACCATCTTTATTTTGAACGCCTTCATACAGATCCCCTGATCAGAATTTCTATGTCTGCAAGTACCCTAGGAATTAAACGCCAGCCTGCCAAGACACGAGTCCTGGAGCGCCTCTTAAATCATTGGGCAAAACGCAGAGTCTCAAATGAAATGATCTGGTTGACCATTGAGAATCCCTCAACATTATTTCGGAGTCCGGCAAATTGCGGGGCCTCAAACAGAAACACGGCGGGATATTGGTCACGGTACCACGCCATAATATCTTCTCGCATGGCGATGGACTTGTCTTCATCCCACTCCATCATAGCGGCGTCGATTTGCGGCATGATGCGTTCATCACAGTACCAAGGCTCGCGGCGCAGGCAGGAATGCAGGCGCAGGGCACGCAGGCTGTCGAGCGAGGGCCAGACAGGCCAGTTCATGGAAAA
Proteins encoded in this region:
- a CDS encoding chromophore lyase CpcT/CpeT encodes the protein MKAFKIKMVKTALFCAVLFLTHGVTAQDRSYTLVERELEYLMEIWPGDHDNREQLQFDRDVGKTSIETGRHLRVHGQIRRVDLPAFGDHVLYVEEYKDNDPTSIFRQRLYELSAEEDEKAIRIKLHFFKDGKKYLGAHDDPSKLKGLTRNDTAVLEGCDVFLKRDVNVLAGGMKPKTCIFGEGDNKRYSDYQLRVGETGYWFRDRILSYETDETLEGLAEFTWHQLERARWFRCMIDFPYEEGGRPINTVEYVRIHDQGGTHHFTYRDGREMVFTFRNNWSYGMQRETLVIVVQEDDETGPTLVYSWGQPGSDRIGVNPGWMRLQCDLDTEKMNKFQNWLRPDS